The Mycteria americana isolate JAX WOST 10 ecotype Jacksonville Zoo and Gardens chromosome 2, USCA_MyAme_1.0, whole genome shotgun sequence genome contains the following window.
CATTGAAGATGAACACAAGACTTGCACCTACTTACCCTTGCATTATTTACAGTAGTACCTTGTTTGAATTGATCCCTTAATCAGCTTCAATGTAATATTTGATTCTTAAGAATAAAGCCAGATAATATTGCTGAGATAGGAAGATTTCCTGTATCCTAACAGAATGCTAATTTACAACTTTCAAACTACTAATATTTGCCTTCCTCAAAACAGACAGTGCCATTTCGCTTTCTGGAGGTCTGGACATCTGCCACATTAGTCTCTAAAGCTGAGCCATTGCAGTATTCGTTCAGTTTTACTTTATATTTCACAGGAATATTAAAGGACTTACACATTTATTACCTAATGTTATCAGTTCTCAGTTCTCCACCCCCGGTCAGCTGTCTGCTGGATCAAGTGCAATGTCCTGCTGTTGATacaagtattttcattttgtatgtaTACTGATCATGTACCTCTTCCGTGAACTATAACTATGGGACAATCTTTAAATATATTACCTCAGTGTAAAACTGTTTATAATATTACACTAAAATTTTGTACTAGCTTAGCTCCTTCTAAAGTCTGTGATAATTCTGCCAAGATCCTTTGTAAGAATAGAATCAAGCCATGCCTCCTAGGCAGcagaaaattcagctttttaaactgaagtgACCAGTTTCACAAGGTTTCAAAAAGGACATGTAAGAGGACACTATTACATttgtgaaggagaggaagaagaccACAGGACTTGATGCTGGGGTTGACAGATGTGCAGCTGGTCTAATCATagcatatttaaatgtttttttaattttaattttagcatAGAAATCTATGCTAAAAGTGCCTTGCTCAACTACTGACTATGCTGTTTGAAATGTTATGTTTTCAAGCTACCTTGTCTTTAATAGTGTGTATGTTTTGTATATGGTTTCAGTGCAGTACGGTGTAAAAGCCATGATGGCAAATACTGTCATTACTGaagtttttaatcttctcttgAACTCACTTggcatttcctttctgtcctttccaGAATGTGGATACGCAAGTCACCAATCCACCAGAAGCAGCTGCACTTTTTAATTTACATCAAACACACCATTTTGGTGAATTTGAACACTCTTCAGAAGAACACTGCAAGCAGGATCTGTTCCCCAAGTGGCACTTGCCGATGAAGATAGCATCTGTGATCtcattattaacatttatttacacTTTTATGAGAGATGTCATATATCCTTTTAtaaccagaaaggaaaatgttttctataaaatTCCAATCCTTGTCATAAACAAAGTTTTACCAGTGGTTTCAATTACCCTTTTAGCACTAGTATATTTACCAGGAATACTAGCAGCTGGTTTCCAGCTGTACTTTGGCACCAAGTATAAAAGGTTTCCCCAGTGGCTGGATAGATGGATGTTATCAAGAAAGCAATTTGGACTTCTCAGTTTCTTCTTCGCTACAATGCATGCCTGCTATAGCCTATGCTATCCAATGAGAAGATCATACAGATACAAGCTGCTGAACTGGGCATTCCAGCAGGTATGATGGGCATGCAAACGCCAACtctttctgtattcagaaaatCCTTGTTTTGGTCATTCAAGCAAATCTGGATGGAGGGAAAGTCATTTTCATTGCCTTCGTTTGATTTTGAAGCAGATCCCCAACAGAGCACTGTTCAGGGATGGAGCAGGACCTAGCTGTTAAAGCATGTAATAGAGAGTAAAGAGTCATCACAGCTGTGTCATTGTGTATTAAATAagtcattttcttcatttgggattttttctctctctgtaaaatGCACATAATTATACCTGCCTCACAGGAACATTTAAGTCTTTGGCACACTATTAGTTTAGCGTGGATTAATCTTCTCCGCACCAGTAGAATCTAACTATGTACAAAAACTGAGAACACACCAGTTTTAGACATCTTCTTTGTAAAGTGAATTAGCTAGCAATGAAGGAGGACTGAGCTAAATCACAGTAATCTATATTTGCTACAAACTAAATTTGTGAACACTGATGGCTCCACAATTGGGCTGATGCACACTAACTTGTTAAAAGATAGAATTTCAGTCATACTTCTGAGTCATGGGCAATAATTGGCTTACAGAGCTCCCAAAGATCCTCTGTGACTACAGAGTTCCTAATAGTTGCatatcaccttgagtgccatgaGTATTGCTGTATAAGGAATATTCCAATGCAGGGTATAGACtgcaaatgttcatttttattaccCTGAAAGTCTAATCTAGAGTTTTATTAACAGCACAGTATGATGTTAGCAGCTTCTAAAGAATTCTGTAAACAGTCAAACTACCTTTTGAAAACTCTGAAATCAGCCTTACCGGTAATCTGACTTGAATGGATTACCAGAAATTTCCTTGAGATTCCAGTCCTCAAGACGAAGAAATGATCATATTTGGGGCATATTATGCCATGGTGATCACTAGCACCATCAAAGGGCTGTTGCAAGTAGTCGTAAATAGAAGAAGCTTTGACATCAGTTTATTAAATCACAACCTTTTCATCCATACCAACCGTTGTATTCCATGCAGCTGAATGTACCaagttgttgtttttaaaaaaatagagctaAACAACCATCCTGGAAGGATACCATCATTAAGAATGCCTGCTGAATTAGTTCCTTAAAATAGTGCTGTTAATATATTTCCTGTTGTTATAATCTCCCAGATACGGTGTTTAGCCATAGATGGAATTTTTTTGTCAAAGAATAAGATTTCTCCTACTGTGAAGGCAGGCTAACAGGCTTCAGAACCAGTGTCTCCTGGGCCAAGACAGTGATGAAGTCTAAATTCTTCTCACTTAAAGCCCACCTTTGCTCTGCAGATATTAGTGGAGACTTTGTCACCAGAAGCAAATAGCAGTTACATTCAGAGACattcaaacaagcaaaaatgctgtgtttcttggCGTATTTCCTGAATATTATGGTGAAGATAGCTGTATTTCACACAAACGGCTAAGTGTGCCAGGCTGTCATTTTAAATATGGTGTTCTTTTGGCaggtcaaacaaaaaaaagaaaatgcctggaTTGAACACGATGTTTGGAGAATGGAGATTTATGTGTCTCTAGGAATTCTGGGACTTGCTTTGCTGGCCTTGTTGGCAATAACATCAATCCCATCTGTCAGTCACTCTTTGACATGGAGAGAGTTCCACTACATTCAGGTACGCGTAAATGTCATTATTGCATGTCATTAGTCCTCATTTGCAGGACTGCAGGCTATCAGCTAAGACCATTAGGAGTTAGAAACATCAAACACAGAAGAGTTAGTGAAACCAATCTAAAAGTTTGTTCCGTACTCTTTGTTAATTGCTTTGCAAGAAATGttcatttcatttgttattttgtcAGGAGAAAAGGCTGTCAGGTTCAGGGTACAAAGTAGGAAGAAAGACAGCTCCAAACCACTTTTTTGCTCCTCTGACTTCGTGACCAGCAGCGGTTGTGCCTTCAGGACCTGTTCTTAGGTCAAAGGCCTCTGGTGCTGAAGGCATTTCAGACATCTTCTGGGCATCTTATGTTTCAGGAATGCCCTGTGTCCTGCTGAGTTGGGAGTAGGTGGTATTGAACCAGCCAATGCTGTTCCCACACAACACACTACATAAGGAGAATTGCTTGTTGCTACCTTGGAGCTGTTTTGGCAATT
Protein-coding sequences here:
- the STEAP1 gene encoding STEAP1 protein, with the protein product MEKREDDNHASDQNAGQSIMPRRNTGNLSNLNVDTQVTNPPEAAALFNLHQTHHFGEFEHSSEEHCKQDLFPKWHLPMKIASVISLLTFIYTFMRDVIYPFITRKENVFYKIPILVINKVLPVVSITLLALVYLPGILAAGFQLYFGTKYKRFPQWLDRWMLSRKQFGLLSFFFATMHACYSLCYPMRRSYRYKLLNWAFQQVKQKKENAWIEHDVWRMEIYVSLGILGLALLALLAITSIPSVSHSLTWREFHYIQSKMGYLALLLCTVHALVFAWNKWVDVNQFIWYTPPSFMVAVFLPIVVLLCKCILLLPCFRKRIKKIRCGWEANTQTSQTSMTSRL